Proteins from one Patagioenas fasciata isolate bPatFas1 chromosome 6, bPatFas1.hap1, whole genome shotgun sequence genomic window:
- the GPBP1L1 gene encoding vasculin-like protein 1: MAQHDFVPAWLNFSTPQSTKSPAATFEKHGEHLPRGEGRFGVSRRRHNSSDGFFNNGPLRTAGDCWHQPSLLRHDSVDSGVSKGAHVGLSGGQPGWHGPSRGHDGGNQRGGGGTGVHRHWNGNFHSRKSSAFQEKLPVESREEKKEDKEQLQFEEEDFPSLNPEAGRHNNQNKPLGTPSGVWENPPSAKQPTKMLVIKKVSKEDPAAAFSAAFTSPVSHLANGNKATTIVPSVYKNLVPKPAAPPSKPSPWKANRSEHKAGSLSSSRDSAFTSPVSVTKPAVLASGSVLTSPKESPSSTTPPIEICSSRLTKLMRRTTDKKSEFLKALKDDRNGEITENRECDKLDDMESNSTPEPKENWEENCHQNGLSLPLPEEGENLSHSLEAEHRLLKEMGWQEYPENDENYLPLTEDELKEFQIKSEQRRRNGFGKNGFLQGRGSSLLFHWRSTFKTKIEDSDSETSSSETSDDDA; the protein is encoded by the exons ATGGCGCAGCATGACTTTGTTCCTGCCTGGCTTAACTTCTCAACACCACAGTCAACCAAG TCCCCTGCAGCCACCTTTGAGAAACATGGAGAGCATCTTCCCCGCGGAGAGGGCCGCTTTGGAGTGAGCCGCAGGAGACACAACTCTTCTGATGGGTTTTTCAATAACGGGCCCCTCCGAACCGCGGGAG ACTGCTGGCATCAGCCGTCCCTTCTCCGCCATGATTCTGTAGATTCTGGTGTTTCTAAAGGAGCTCACGTTGGGCTTTCTGGCGGCCAGCCTGGCTGGCATGGTCCCTCACGGGGCCATGATGGTGGGAACCAGCGTGGTGGAGGAGGAACCGGAGTTCATCGCCACTGGAATGGCAACTTCCATTCTCGGAAAAGTTCCGCCTTTCAAGAAAAGCTGCCTGTTGAATCcagggaagagaagaaggaagatAAAGAGCAGTTGCAGTTTGAGGAAGAAGACTTT ccATCGTTGAACCCAGAAGCTGGAAGACACAACAACCAGAACAAACCTTTAGGGACACCTTCTGGAGTATGGG aaaaccCCCCTAGTGCCAAGCAACCTACCAAGATGCTGGTCATCAAAAAGGTTTCAAAAGAGGATCCTGCTGCCGCCTTCTCAGCTGCATTTACATCACCTGTTTCTCATCTGGCAAATGGCAACAAAGCCACCACCATTGTCCCAAGTGTCTACAAAAATCTGGTTCCTAAACCTGCAGCTCCTCCCTCCAAG CCAAGTCCATGGAAAGCAAACAGAAGTGAACATAAAGCAGGCTCGCTTTCCTCCAGCCGCGACTCTGCCTTTACCAGTCCAGTCTCTGTAACCAAACCAGCGGTACTGGCGAGTGGCTCAGTCCTCACCTCTCCCAAAGAG AGTCCTTCCAGCACCACCCCTCCCATCGAGATCTGCTCTTCACGCTTGACGAAGCTGATGCGCCGTACCACTGATAAGAAGAGCGAATTCCTGAAGGCACTGAAAGATGATAGGAATGGGGAGATAACAGAGAACAGAGAATGTGACAAGCTGGATGAT aTGGAAAGCAACAGCACACCAGAACCAAAGGAAAACTGGGAAGAGAATTGCCATCAGAATGGCCTTTCTCTCCCTTTGCCGGAGGAGGGGGAAAACCTCTCTCATTCACTGGAAGCAGAACACAG GTTATTGAAAGAAATGGGATGGCAGGAATATCCTGAGAATGATGAGAACTACCTTCCCCTCACGGAGGATGAGCTCAAAGAGTTCCAAATTAAATCAGAGCAG CGAAGAAGAAACGGATTTGGGAAGAACGGATTTCTTCAGGGCCGCGGCTCCAGCCTGTTGTTCCACTGGAGAAGCACTTTTAAGACAAAGATTGAGGACTCAGACTCAGAAACTAGTAGCAGCGAAACGTCAGATGATGATGCCTGA
- the CCDC17 gene encoding coiled-coil domain-containing protein 17 codes for MCMGEEMGSQPPRLDPAPPVPGGPSILPLHRVGDSQCLFCRSQESFCYLACFHPFLPVGLSEFGGSQHGDRAELHRPPILPGLPLARRGQQGPGRARGAPLGDVLTPRERVLLRMADPSARKPALEQGEPPRPPAPARGHQQQLRELLETHERHVAEIQARTQQLEQQREELCRRLAALGAGAAVDPHREQGELELSRDQAGWLRVAHGGATVHLDTLLPAAGPLSAEARALRLSYLCAGGRDTAILQQLLHLQLEAMALEKGTAELCGSRRTGKWVSG; via the exons ATGTGCATGGGTGAGGAAATGGGGTCACAGCCACCACGGTTGGATCCAGCCCCACCAGTACCGGGGGGACCCTCCATCCTCCCCCTGCACCGTGTGGGTGACTCTCAGTGCTTGTTTTGCCGAAGCCAGGAAAGTTTCTGTTACTTAGCGTGTTTTCACCCTTTCCTTCCCGTTGGCCTCTCTGAGTTCGGGGGATCCCAGCACGGGGATCGTGCTGAGCTGCATCGTCCCCCCATCCTTCCTGGGCTCCCGCTGGCCAgacggggacagcagggaccggGGCGAGCACGGGGGGCTCCCCTGGGGGACGTGCTCACCCCCCGTGAGAGGGTCCTGCTCCGCATGGCCGACCCCTCTGCCAGGAAACCAGCACTGGAG CAGGGCGAGCCCCCCCGCCCGCCAGCCCCAGCACGGgggcaccagcagcagctgcgggagctgcttGAGACCCACGAGCGCCATGTGGCTGAAATCCAGGCCAGGacccagcagctggagcagcagcgagAGG AGCTGTGCCGGCGGCTGGCAGCGCTGGGGGCTGGGGCGGCTGTGGATCCCCACCGCGAgcagggggagctggagctgagccGGGACCAGGCTGGATGGCTGCGTGTGGCGCACGGCGG gGCCACCGTCCACCTCGACACCCTCCTGCCGGCCGCCGGGCCGCTCTCCGCTGAGGCCAG GGCGCTGCGCCTGTCCTACCTGTGTGCTGGAGGACGCGACACGGCCAtcctgcagcagctcctccacctccagctggaggCCATGGCACTGGAGAAAGGAACCGCGGAGCTGTGCGGGAGCAGGAGGACGGGTAAGTGGGTAAGCGGGTGA